A window from Setaria italica strain Yugu1 chromosome VIII, Setaria_italica_v2.0, whole genome shotgun sequence encodes these proteins:
- the LOC101786678 gene encoding uncharacterized protein LOC101786678 translates to MIDCNREEAFRAREMAVKKMENRDFVGAEKIVLKAQKLFPELENISKLLTICNVHCAAELRVNGEMDLYGILQVEEGADEALIRKQYRKLAFSLHPDKNCFVGAEAAFKLVAEAHSVLCDPTKRSQYDLKRKSGFRNVPKPAKQQPSKKVDSNKRSRPGLGETFWTICSHCQIRYQYYIKVLNTMVQCMSCKRNFFAYNLYEHPMPTSSSVPNGSQVPANMFPNKQRDTQSQQGHPVKPSCTGRGTNVKPNGSQDPSHMFPNQQHGVPCQNSHPEKPSAGGNTDVKLRMNVAQHDEYMKGYSRPVCDEKANHPDTSRGKFQYSTLNQEKSSVPTENRNMHGRSMPDSSDPNIFNKQKLVREDASAKPDAMNMPCSAKLSSVGRQTDADSRINVAGRRSMQDPVDPNITDRRNLTREDASTVPSAAGSSGTRRSGRRKQDADGNIFLNIDTKKRQRKNDFPSNVRQPDPPHVSSNVDVQEMEKTTDTGDQGNIKEEAPEVDTSDEDNIKEEAPETVSEKKPSYSEVVTFPDPDIFNFEEFRDINLFAVGQIWALYDNLDGMPRYYARIKQFDASNFKVHLAWLEYDAMDEAEECWTNEELPTACGNFCLGKGTDVSQDRSMFSHIAAWVKGKKRNSYVIYPNKGEVWALYKGWSMEWSSDADNHRSYEYEVVEVLSNMSVNDGATVIPLVRIKGFVSLFATAKDKSSFVIPSSELLRFSHSIPFYRTNGNEKVGVPGGFLELDNACLPADLDAAFSSVTLDSYMSLGKKESGTFVDMTTDNTSRRADPGDEQIAQKENNSEAHACQPPEQNTTSKKTAGDANEFGDFSLQNDIPPSVYTYPDSDFHSFEEGRSCEKILRGQIWALFSEVDKFPKFYAWIRKVKQEPFRVQLVWLEACPEHEQEKRWLEQDIPISCGTFRVVRNWNAMYDTMDTFSHEVYARDTGTRWEVTITPEAGEIWAIYMNWAPDWVPSSTGACEFAICEVINRTEASTSVAFLAQVSGYLSVFRPDKQKGVLEVPARENLRFSHRIPSFRLTEEQGGKLRGFYELDPASVPDAFLYRDT, encoded by the coding sequence ATGATCGACTGCAATAGAGAAGAGGCCTTCAGGGCCAGGGAAATGGCTGTAAAGAAGATGGAAAATAGAGATTTTGTTGGTGCTGAGAAGATTGTACTTAAAGCTCAAAAGCTTTTTCCAGAGCTTGAGAATATATCTAAGCTGTTAACCATCTGTAATGTGCACTGCGCAGCAGAGTTAAGGGTGAATGGAGAGATGGACTTGTATGGAATCCTTCAAGTGGAGGAAGGAGCAGATGAAGCCTTGATAAGAAAACAGTACCGCAAGCTTGCATTTTCACTTCATCCTGATAAAAATTGTTTTGTGGGTGCTGAAGCAGCTTTCAAGTTGGTTGCTGAAGCTCATTCTGTACTATGTGATCCCACAAAGCGATCCCAGTATGACCTGAAAAGGAAGAGTGGGTTTAGAAATGTGCCAAAGCCAGCTAAACAGCAGCCATCAAAGAAAGTTGATTCAAATAAACGGAGCAGGCCTGGACTTGGAGAAACATTTTGGACCATATGCTCACACTGTCAGATCCGATACCAGTACTACATCAAGGTCTTGAACACCATGGTCCAATGTATGAGTTGCAAAAGGAATTTTTTTGCATATAATCTTTATGAACATCCCATGCCCACTTCATCAAGTGTACCCAATGGCTCCCAAGTTCCTGCAAACATGTTTCCAAACAAGCAGCGTGACACTCAGAGTCAACAAGGTCACCCTGTGAAGCCTTCATGTACAGGTAGAGGCACCAATGTGAAGCCAAATGGTTCTCAAGACCCTTCACACATGTTTCCAAATCAACAGCATGGAGTTCCCTGTCAAAATTCTCATCCTGAGAAGCCTTCTGCAGGTGGAAACACAGATGTGAAGCTGAGGATGAATGTGGCCCAACATGATGAATACATGAAAGGGTATAGTAGGCCAGTTTGTGATGAGAAGGCTAATCACCCAGACACGTCAAGGGGGAAATTTCAATATTCAACACTGAATCAAGAGAAATCTTCTGTCCCAACTGAAAACAGGAATATGCATGGAAGGTCAATGCCAGATTCTTCTGATCCAAACATTTTCAACAAACAGAAATTGGTTAGAGAAGATGCATCAGCGAAGCCAGATGCTATGAATATGCCTTGTTCTGCAAAGCTTTCTTCTGTAGGTAGACAAACAGATGCAGATTCAAGGATAAATGTTGCGGGCAGAAGATCAATGCAAGATCCTGTTGATCCAAACATTACTGACAGAAGGAACTTGACTAGAGAAGATGCATCTACAGTGCCTAGTGCTGCAGGATCCTCTGGTACCCGAAGGTCAGGTAGAAGGAAGCAAGATGCTGATGGAAATATTTTCCTGAACATTGATACCAAaaagaggcagaggaagaatGATTTTCCATCTAATGTTAGACAACCAGATCCACCTCATGTCTCCAGCAATGTTGACGTCCAAGAGATGGAAAAAACTACTGATACAGGTGATCAGGGAAATATCAAGGAAGAAGCCCCTGAAGTTGATACAAGTGATGAAGACAATATCAAGGAAGAAGCTCCTGAAACTGTGAGCGAAAAGAAACCTTCCTATTCTGAGGTGGTAACATTTCCTGATCCAGATATCTTCAATTTTGAGGAGTTCAGGGATATCAATCTGTTTGCAGTTGGTCAGATATGGGCCCTCTATGATAATCTTGATGGCATGCCAAGGTATTATGCTCGAATAAAGCAATTTGATGCCTCCAACTTCAAAGTGCATTTGGCTTGGCTGGAGTATGATGCGATGGATGAAGCTGAGGAGTGTTGGACCAATGAAGAACTGCCTACTGCCTGTGGAAACTTTTGCCTTGGGAAAGGAACTGACGTATCACAAGATAGGTCCATGTTTTCTCATATTGCTGCATGGGTGAAAGGTAAAAAAAGGAATTCGTATGTCATATATCCTAATAAGGGTGAGGTGTGGGCTCTTTACAAGGGGTGGAGTATGGAATGGAGCTCTGATGCAGATAACCATAGATCATATGAGTACGAGGTTGTGGAAGTCCTATCAAATATGTCAGTCAATGATGGTGCCACTGTTATCCCACTGGTCAGGATCAAGGGATTTGTCAGTTTATTTGCGACAGCTAAGGATAAATCTTCGTTTGTGATACCATCAAGTGAGCTTCTCAGATTCTCTCATAGCATCCCGTTTTATAGGACAAACGGGAATGAAAAGGTTGGTGTCCCAGGAGGATTTCTGGAACTTGACAATGCATGTCTCCCTGCTGACCTGGATGCAGCATTCTCTTCTGTTACTCTTGACTCTTACATGTCTCTTGGCAAGAAAGAAAGCGGCACATTTGTTGATATGACCACTGACAATACAAGTCGTAGAGCGGATCCTGGAGATGAGCAAATTGCTCAGAAGGAGAACAACTCTGAAGCACATGCTTGCCAACCTCCTGAACAAAATACGACCTCGAAGAAGACTGCCGGTGATGCCAATGAATTTGGTGATTTCTCTCTGCAAAACGACATTCCCCCCAGCGTATATACATATCCTGATTCTGATTTCCACAGCTTTGAAGAAGGTCGCTCCTGTGAGAAGATTTTACGTGGACAAATATGGGCCTTGTTCAGTGAGGTTGATAAATTTCCCAAGTTCTACGCCTGGATAAGAAAAGTCAAGCAAGAGCCTTTCAGGGTGCAATTGGTCTGGCTTGAGGCTTGCCCTGAACATGAACAGGAGAAGCGATGGTTGGAGCAGGACATACCCATCAGCTGCGGCACTTTCAGGGTCGTCCGAAACTGGAATGCCATGTATGACACAATGGACACCTTCTCCCATGAAGTATACGCCAGAGACACCGGCACAAGGTGGGAGGTCACAATCACCCCGGAAGCAGGCGAGATCTGGGCCATCTACATGAACTGGGCGCCCGACTGGGTCCCGTCCAGCACCGGTGCCTGCGAGTTCGCAATCTGCGAGGTCATCAACCGCACCGAAGCCAGCACGAGCGTCGCCTTCCTGGCCCAGGTCAGCGGGTACCTATCCGTGTTCAGACCCGACAAGCAGAAAGGCGTCCTGGAGGTACCCGCTCGGGAGAATCTGAGGTTCTCCCACCGGATCCCCTCGTTCCGCCTGACGGAAGAACAGGGCGGCAAGCTCCGGGGTTTCTACGAGCTCGACCCCGCCTCCGTCCCCGATGCCTTCCTTTACAGGGACACCTGA